In a genomic window of Erigeron canadensis isolate Cc75 chromosome 5, C_canadensis_v1, whole genome shotgun sequence:
- the LOC122599699 gene encoding uncharacterized protein LOC122599699: MSMLHTSLIDHPFPHRISYSPSVSIPVTSSRRNLTVRSSNVDQPQPSISHNLIPTLATSAALLFLTLGGVRSSACFAATASRLPPPVSVVGDHILVDNSSLQAGEDIGEYDSEELKAAFESFKSKTYALTVPLRIVALRNSVPPLWIKNFIQSQGKRVKFHLEFRGTIGDIFSELSKNIGKGSISSKSAGAADIVSLGDSWVNFAISEKLIEPIQGVDGQDWFHTLSDKWKVYLRRNKEGNPDAQGEIYAVPYRWGSMVIAYRKSKFRQHNLAPIEDWADLWRPDLAGKIAMVDSPREVIGAVLKYLGASYNTGNIDSEVAGGRNAVKDELASFRKQVRLFDSANYLKAFSVGDLWVAVGWSSDIVPAAKRLTDVAVIVPKSGASLWADLWAIPAASGTADDELGGRVRGPSPLVHQWLHFCLQTQRALPFEEEIVAGASPSALDNSPVPKPNYLSKNKPKLDTNLVSGVPPPDILPKCEFLEPLSDAASIDYQWLIASMHAPAHGFIHKFQNCMSWASKVLQTKLL, translated from the exons ATGTCTATGTTGCACACGTCACTTATCGACCACCCCTTTCCTCACCGGATATCTTACTCCCCGTCGGTATCCATTCCCGTCACATCTTCTCGCCGGAATCTCACCGTCCGTTCATCAAATGTCGACCAACCACAGCCGTCTATTTCACACAATCTCATCCCAACACTTGCTACTTCTGCTGCCTTACTATTTCTAACTTTGGGCGGTGTTCGGAGCTCCGCCTGTTTTGCTGCAACCGCCAGCCGTCTTCCTCCGCCTGTATCCGTCGTCGGTGACCACATATTGGTTGATAATTCTTCACTTCAAG CCGGTGAAGATATTGGAGAATATGATAGTGAAGAATTGAAAGCTGCATTCGAGAGTTTCAAATCAAAAACTTATGCTCTTACTGTTCCATTGAGAATTGTTGCTCTCCGCAACTCTGTCCCTCCTTTATGGATTAAG AATTTCATACAATCTCAAGGAAAGAGAGTGAAGTTCCATCTTGAATTTCGTGGAACCATTGGGGATATCTTTTCTGAACTGTCGAAAAATATTGGTAAAGGAAGTATATCTTCTAAATCTGCTGGGGCTGCTGATATTGTATCTCTCGGTGATTCTTGGGTTAATTTTGCAATTAGTGAGAAACTAATAGAACCAATACAAGGGGTTGATGGTCAAGATTGGTTCCACACGCTAAGTGACAAGTGGAAG GTGTATTTGCGCAGGAATAAGGAAGGAAACCCAGATGCCCAAGGTGAGATATACGCTGTTCCTTATCGATGGGGAAGCATGGTAATAGCTTACAGGAAAAGCAAATTTCGACAACATAATTTGGCTCCTATTGAG GACTGGGCAGACCTGTGGCGACCAGATCTTGCTGGGAAGATTGCAATGGTGGATTCTCCGAGGGAGGTCATTGGTGCAGTTCTGAAATACTTGGGAGCATCATACAATACAGGCAACATCGATTCTGAAGTTGCTGGTGGAAGGAATGCTGTCAAGGATGAACTTGCTTCATTTAGAAAGCAG GTTCGTCTTTTTGACAGTGCAAACTATCTTAAAGCATTTAGCGTTGGTGACCTTTGGGTGGCTGTTGGGTGGAGCAGTGATATTGTTCCTGCTGCCAAACGCTTGACAGATGTTGCTGTTATTGTTCCAAAGTCGGGAGCTAGTTTATGGGCTGATTTATGG GCAATACCAGCTGCTTCAGGCACCGCTGATGACGAACTTGGTGGACGAGTTAGAGGACCATCTCCACTTGTACACCAATGGTTACATTTCTGTTTGCAAACTCAAAGAGCATTACCTTTTGAAGAGGAGATTGTTGCCGGTGCATCACCATCCGCTCTCGACAACTCCCCTGTCCCAAAGCCTAATTATCTGAGCAAAAATAAACCGAAGCTGGATACAAACCTTGTTTCTGGAGTACCCCCGCCTGATATATTACCAAAGTGTGAGTTTTTGGAGCCTTTATCGGATGCTGCATCCATAGACTATCAGTGGTTAATAGCTAGTATGCACGCCCCTGCTCATGGATTCATTCATAAATTTCAGAATTGCATGTCCTGGGCATCAAAAGTCCTACAGACCAAGTTATTGTAG